In Schizosaccharomyces osmophilus chromosome 2, complete sequence, the following proteins share a genomic window:
- the cyc2 gene encoding mitochondrial cytochrome c-heme linkage protein Cyc2: MSFSYKNFSKFLLGGLSVGCVGGYFAYKNQNKPIGLNTEIYSPFTVSQITKVTPDASIFTLTPQGSIENMKNLDPISKVTIRNPDMQVQRPYTPLYINEDDFKFYIRNYEDGPVSSYIHSKKEGDTVELRGPFKTTKLDHTKFSRILGVVAGTGFAPIYQLAQNSKVPVDIIYCERPGQEPALKERLEKECPNVRVRTIQDRLISADDIFKWDGVDVPLSETLCIICGNPKFVGTVAGPKAEFGAKQGPVKGLLENSSFGKVWKL, encoded by the coding sequence atgtctttttcatataaaAATTTCTCTAAGTTTTTGCTAGGTGGCCTTTCAGTTGGCTGTGTAGGTGGATACTTTGCctataaaaatcaaaacaagCCTATCGGCCTTAATACTGAAATTTATTCTCCCTTTACTGTCTCTCAGATTACCAAGGTTACCCCCGATGCTAGTATTTTCACTCTCACTCCCCAGGGTTCTATCGAAAACATGAAGAATTTGGATCCCATTTCCAAAGTTACTATTCGCAACCCAGATATGCAAGTTCAGCGTCCTTATACCCCTTTGTACATCAATGAGGATGACTTTAAGTTTTACATCCGTAACTATGAAGACGGACCCGTGAGTTCCTATATTCATTCCAAGAAAGAAGGTGACACCGTCGAACTTCGTGGTCCCTTTAAGACTACCAAGCTAGACCATACCAAATTCTCCAGAATTCTTGGCGTTGTTGCCGGTACTGGTTTTGCACCTATTTATCAGTTAGCTCAAAACTCAAAGGTTCCTGTCGATATCATTTATTGCGAACGTCCTGGTCAAGAGCCTGCTTTGAAGGAACGATTAGAGAAAGAATGTCCCAATGTTCGTGTACGCACTATTCAAGATCGCTTAATCAGTGCGGACGATATTTTTAAATGGGATGGTGTTGACGTTCCTTTGAGTGAAACTCTTTGTATCATTTGCGGTAATCCCAAGTTTGTTGGTACAGTTGCTGGACCAAAGGCTGAATTTGGAGCCAAGCAAGGCCCAGTCAAGGgacttttggaaaactcATCTTTTGGCAAAGTTTGGAAGCTTTAA